A region from the Helcococcus ovis genome encodes:
- the sufC gene encoding Fe-S cluster assembly ATPase SufC, producing the protein MLQIRNLHAKVKDKEILNGINLEINDGEVHVIMGPNGSGKSTLTKVIMDHPDYKMTDGQIIFCGEDISDLSTDKRAKLGMFLSFQNPEEVEGISVENFIRTAQINLTGEKSKLLMFRRELKKQLQELGFDKSYAERYLNVGFSGGEKKKNEILQMKILKPKFIMLDETDSGLDIDATKIVSKEVNSFLTEEKSALIITHHSSILENIKPDKVHVMINGKIVKTGDASLINEIELNGYQQFRDEVNND; encoded by the coding sequence ATGTTACAGATTAGAAATTTACATGCTAAAGTAAAGGATAAAGAAATATTAAATGGTATAAATTTAGAAATCAATGATGGGGAAGTACATGTTATCATGGGACCAAATGGATCCGGGAAGTCTACATTGACGAAAGTGATTATGGATCATCCTGATTATAAAATGACTGATGGACAAATAATATTTTGTGGAGAAGATATTTCGGATCTATCTACTGATAAAAGAGCAAAATTAGGTATGTTTTTAAGCTTTCAAAATCCAGAAGAAGTAGAAGGTATAAGCGTTGAAAATTTTATTAGAACTGCACAGATTAATCTAACAGGAGAAAAATCTAAACTGTTAATGTTTAGAAGAGAACTAAAAAAACAATTACAAGAATTGGGGTTTGATAAAAGTTATGCTGAAAGATATTTAAATGTAGGTTTTTCCGGTGGGGAAAAGAAGAAAAATGAAATTTTACAAATGAAAATATTAAAACCTAAGTTTATAATGCTTGATGAAACTGATTCTGGGCTTGATATTGATGCTACTAAAATAGTATCAAAGGAAGTAAATTCATTTTTAACTGAGGAAAAATCTGCACTTATAATTACACATCATAGTTCAATTTTGGAAAATATCAAACCTGATAAAGTTCATGTAATGATTAACGGTAAAATTGTAAAAACTGGAGATGCTTCATTAATAAATGAAATTGAATTAAATGGATATCAACAATTTAGAGATGAGGTAAATAATGACTAA